Part of the Arachis hypogaea cultivar Tifrunner chromosome 6, arahy.Tifrunner.gnm2.J5K5, whole genome shotgun sequence genome, AGGTTCAGATTTGTTTGAAAACAATGAAAAAGTACTTGTATAAATTTAGAAACTAAAAAGACTGATCTCTCTGTGTTTTATTTGAGcaaatttatctttaaaaattaatgtGTCACTGCGACCCAAATATTTTCATCCAATAAAACACTGCATTTTGCCAAATTTGATTAGTACGATGTAACTGCCAAAGCAAAATTATGCTAGCTGGAGTGAAGTAAAATACCAAAAATCTACCCCAACGATTTTGGTGTGAACAAAATTGAACCAAAGGAACGAAAGTTTTCGTAACACCGGAAAGATTATCGACCTTTGACAtaattttggaaaagaaaaatatgttaaaaaGGTTATATAAATTAagtgaaattgtaaaataaaggcTTTTGGCGGACAAATTTgaacttttttataatataatcttAACCATATTGTGAGATGCTAACCAAGTGATTAATATGAAAATTAAGTAAAGAAACTTGATGACTAAATAACAGTGTGTCTATACATGTTAAGTTtcataaaatatgaactaaatttATTCTGTAAATAAAGACCTAAAGTTTTGTATTATTGTTTCAATGGTCTCAGGTGATTTTAGACCTCATCAATAACTAACCCCAAAAGGCCGAAACAAACTACTCACATTTCTTGTAACAGGATCCTGATAAAGATCCAAAAAATATCAAAAGAAAATTTGAATTTACTCAGGCCAAGTTTTCCCAACCTAAGTTTGCCAAAAATCTATCCTACACTAGCCAACAATTCAAAGGATGATGCACCAAAAGAGAGGTTTCTCCTCAGCAAAAAATGTGTGTTTATTTTCTTCCTTGATTGAAAGTAACGAATTCAGAGCTTCAAAGCTAACTCATCATCTGGCCACAAGATTTTCTCCTTTCCACTTTTCTCTTCAATGAATTTGACAGTCTTAGGTGGCTTCTCTATCATCCTTGGGGCtttactcacaagcttctttttctCATTGACATTTTCCCTTCTGTTTGTCTGCATTAATGTAGTTCTTTGTTTCTgttaaataaacaaaacaaatgtGATGATTCTTGGTTCAAAGTAGATAGTCAACGATCTCTCAACGATATTTATATCGAAAGACAAACAGTTAGGATTTCAAATGAAGTCAATACCTCATGTTGAGCAACACTCTCCTTCGTCCTAACAGGCACATCATGAATATCTACATCAGCAGAAGGACCATGATCTTGTTCAACCTTAGCAGTGTGTAACTCTGTTAAATGTCTATGCCGTCGCCTCAAAAACCTGAAATCAAAAGG contains:
- the LOC112755808 gene encoding uncharacterized protein; translated protein: MKRAAVNSSQFCGSMKNSKLSNKYNGLLEDYLEIQKEYVSKKRKLKVEKQKRDILLEEVRFLRRRHRHLTELHTAKVEQDHGPSADVDIHDVPVRTKESVAQHEKQRTTLMQTNRRENVNEKKKLVSKAPRMIEKPPKTVKFIEEKSGKEKILWPDDELALKL